In one window of Camelina sativa cultivar DH55 chromosome 15, Cs, whole genome shotgun sequence DNA:
- the LOC104745669 gene encoding uncharacterized protein LOC104745669 isoform X3: MVTGSRTSGNRGVGLDDGAKKMIQSIKEIVGNHSDADIYTALKEANMDADEAVQKLIYQDPFHEVKRKRDRKKEDTVPVEPANIKKPLENVTSEVKVRTQPEYNVRRGGYNRNFFPRNAVQRNAFPRNPATGSNREFRVVRDNRSNPNVDGEVKHSSALSSESNINKVVATVTKKGSTGGLGDRDFSEAQDFTGDVRLRQGEIAPSSTNKEISDGKQTVRGVTLQSTNSVLGVYASSTDPVHVPSPVSRSSPVGAIRREVRGVGLGGKPSENVGKDPSVRSFTGSSMRKNGPPNAYRPSSPTLKIDHNQTTAREPIMSSGVEKNRSFLNRQRGNRGSQYARTQQVGGHTKGVSQNKEWKPKSNQKPVGHNPGVIGTPTKSQARRPADNSINVESEAVKLQDTLSHVHISESQNVIIADHIRVPETDRCHLTFGSFVQEFNSSTNSASAFQESCSSEELRESDQSLPATCPEASTDGLGVQPISILDDHVRISASESPVSAVSEPQLPDQKETNRSDNLDEYSGVQSLNRNGPPYTPLEFEQQQDPPELQKFSQAYDNHGSYEFPYFSPVMDETIRGQGLPSPQEALGSHMVNNAPPSTIPMLQQQQQQASMQQMYPQVHVSHYPNLMPYRQFLSPVYVPHQMPMPGYSGNPAAYAHPSNGNGYVLMPGGGSHLGSNGVKYGINQQFKPVPTGGHTGFGTYNNPNGYPINPPNVVGNATGLEDSSRMKYKDGNIYNPNPQAETSEIWMPNPRDLSSLQSPQYYNVAGQTPHGAYLSSHTAHPSYNAAAAAAQSPHMQFQGLFHPPQPGTMANPHHMGPGLGGNVGAGVVPSPPSQVGTYQQSQIGHPNWPASF; this comes from the exons ATGGTGACTGGGTCCAGAACTAGCGGTAATCGTGGGGTAGGACTCGATGATGGAGCCAAAAAGATGATTCAATCGATTAAGGAAATTGTGGGTAATCACTCCGATGCCGATATTTACACTGCCCTTAAAGAAGCAAACATGGACGCTGACGAGGCTGTGCAGAAGCTGATTTATcaag ATCCATTCCACGAggtgaagagaaaaagagacagGAAGAAAGAG GATACAGTACCTGTTGAGCCGGCCAATATAAAGAAACCTCTTGAAAATGTTACCAGTGAAGTGAAAGTTCGTACACAGCCTGAATATAATGTTCGGAGAGGAGGCTACAATAGAAATTTCTTCCCCAGGAATGCTGTTCAACGAAATGCATTTCCTAGGAATCCTGCTACTG GATCCAACAGAGAGTTTCGTGTTGTTAGGGACAACAGGTCTAATCCAAATGTTGATGGAGAGGTGAAGCATTCTTCTGCCCTGTCTTCTGAATCAAATATTAACAAAGTGGTGGCCACTGTGACCAAAAAGGG CTCAACAGGTGGTTTGGGAGACCGTGACTTTTCTGAGGCTCAAGATTTTACTGGTGATGTCAGGCTCAGGCAGGGTGAAATTGCTCCTTCTTCTACCAATAAAGAAATCTCTGATGGAAAGCAGACAGTCCGTGGAGTTACTTTGCAATCAACCAATTCAGTTCTTGGTGTATATGCGTCTTCCACAGATCCAGTTCATGTACCATCCCCTGTTTCTAGATCATCACCCGTGGGAGCTATTAGACGGGAAGTAAGAGGTGTAGGTTTAGGTGGAAAACCTTCTGAAAATGTTGGTAAAGATCCATCTGTCCGATCTTTTACAGGGTCCTCTATGAGAAAGAATGGGCCTCCAAATGCATATCGACCATCTTCCCCAACTTTAAAGATTGATCACAATCAAACTACTGCACGAGAGCCTATTATGTCCAGCGGTGTTGAAAAGAATAGGTCATTTTTGAACAGACAGCGTGGGAATAGAGGAAGTCAATATGCTAGAACACAACAAGTTGGTGGCCATACAAAGG GAGTCTCACAGAACAAGGAGTGGAAACCTAAATCAAATCAGAAACCTGTTGGACACAACCCTGGAGTAATTGGAACGCCTACAAAGTCTCAAGCTCGCCGTCCTGCTGATAATTCCATAAACGTCGAATCAGAAGCCGTGAAGTTGCAAGATACGCTTTCGCATGTTCATATCAGTGAAAGTCAGAATGTCATCATCGCAGATCATATTCGCGTCCCGGAGACTGACCGCTGTCACCTGACTTTTGGTAGCTTTGTTCAAGAGTTCAATTCGTCAACAAATTCAGCATCTGCTTTTCAAGAATCATGCTCTTCAGAAGAACTTAGAGAATCTGATCAGAG TTTGCCAGCTACTTGTCCTGAGGCTTCAACAGATGGTCTGGGCGTTCAGCCTATTAGTATTCTTGATGATCATGTCAGAATTTCTGCATCTGAGTCACCCGTCTCGGCTGTATCTGAGCCACAGTTGCCCGACCAGAAAGAAACTAATAGATCTGACAATTTGGATGAGTACTCGGGAGTCCAATCACTCAATAGGAATGGTCCACCCTATACTCCTTTAGAGTTTGAACAGCAGCAAGATCCTCCGGAGTTGCAAAAATTCTCA CAGGCATATGATAATCATGGGAGCTATGAATTTCCTTATTTTAGTCCTGTAATGGATGAAACCATACGAGGTCAAGGATTACCATCTCCACAGGag GCATTAGGTTCTCACATGGTAAATAATGCCCCTCCATCTACTATTCCCATgttgcagcaacaacaacaacaagcatcAATGCAACAGATGTATCCACAGGTTCATGTTTCACATTATCCCAATCTCATGCCTTATCGTCAGTTCCTCTCCCCAGTCTATGTTCCCCACCAGATGCCCATGCCAGGCTACTCAGGTAACCCAGCAGCATATGCACACCCTTCAAATGGTAATGGCTATGTACTGATGCCTGGAGGCGGTTCTCATCTCGGTTCGAATGGTGTCAAGTATGGGATCAATCAGCAATTCAAACCAGTTCCAACAGGTGGGCATACGGGGTTTGGGACGTACAACAATCCTAATGGGTATCCAATTAATCCTCCCAATGTAGTTGGAAACGCTACTGGACTTGAAGATTCATCTCGCATGAAATACAAAGATGGAAATATCTACAATCCAAATCCTCAG GCTGAGACTTCTGAGATTTGGATGCCAAATCCCAGAGATCTTTCAAGCCTTCAGTCTCCTCAATATTACAACGTCGCTGGACAAACGCCTCATGGCGCTTACTTATCATCCCATACAGCACATCCATCCTACAACGCCGCTGCAGCAGCAGCACAATCACCTCACATGCAGTTCCAGGGTCTCTTTCACCCGCCACAGCCTGGTACGATGGCGAATCCGCACCACATGGGACCTGGGCTTGGTGGTAATGTTGGAGCTGGGGTCGTGCCCTCTCCTCCGTCTCAAGTTGGTACTTATCAGCAATCACAAATTGGTCATCCGAACTGGCCAGCAAGCTTCTGA
- the LOC104745669 gene encoding uncharacterized protein LOC104745669 isoform X2 has translation MVTGSRTSGNRGVGLDDGAKKMIQSIKEIVGNHSDADIYTALKEANMDADEAVQKLIYQDPFHEVKRKRDRKKEDTVPVEPANIKKPLENVTSEVKVRTQPEYNVRRGGYNRNFFPRNAVQRNAFPRNPATGSNREFRVVRDNRSNPNVDGEVKHSSALSSESNINKVVATVTKKGSTGGLGDRDFSEAQDFTGDVRLRQGEIAPSSTNKEISDGKQTVRGVTLQSTNSVLGVYASSTDPVHVPSPVSRSSPVGAIRREVRGVGLGGKPSENVGKDPSVRSFTGSSMRKNGPPNAYRPSSPTLKIDHNQTTAREPIMSSGVEKNRSFLNRQRGNRGSQYARTQQVGGHTKGVSQNKEWKPKSNQKPVGHNPGVIGTPTKSQARRPADNSINVESEAVKLQDTLSHVHISESQNVIIADHIRVPETDRCHLTFGSFVQEFNSSTNSASAFQESCSSEELRESDQSLPATCPEASTDGLGVQPISILDDHVRISASESPVSAVSEPQLPDQKETNRSDNLDEYSGVQSLNRNGPPYTPLEFEQQQDPPELQKFSAYDNHGSYEFPYFSPVMDETIRGQGLPSPQEQALGSHMVNNAPPSTIPMLQQQQQQASMQQMYPQVHVSHYPNLMPYRQFLSPVYVPHQMPMPGYSGNPAAYAHPSNGNGYVLMPGGGSHLGSNGVKYGINQQFKPVPTGGHTGFGTYNNPNGYPINPPNVVGNATGLEDSSRMKYKDGNIYNPNPQAETSEIWMPNPRDLSSLQSPQYYNVAGQTPHGAYLSSHTAHPSYNAAAAAAQSPHMQFQGLFHPPQPGTMANPHHMGPGLGGNVGAGVVPSPPSQVGTYQQSQIGHPNWPASF, from the exons ATGGTGACTGGGTCCAGAACTAGCGGTAATCGTGGGGTAGGACTCGATGATGGAGCCAAAAAGATGATTCAATCGATTAAGGAAATTGTGGGTAATCACTCCGATGCCGATATTTACACTGCCCTTAAAGAAGCAAACATGGACGCTGACGAGGCTGTGCAGAAGCTGATTTATcaag ATCCATTCCACGAggtgaagagaaaaagagacagGAAGAAAGAG GATACAGTACCTGTTGAGCCGGCCAATATAAAGAAACCTCTTGAAAATGTTACCAGTGAAGTGAAAGTTCGTACACAGCCTGAATATAATGTTCGGAGAGGAGGCTACAATAGAAATTTCTTCCCCAGGAATGCTGTTCAACGAAATGCATTTCCTAGGAATCCTGCTACTG GATCCAACAGAGAGTTTCGTGTTGTTAGGGACAACAGGTCTAATCCAAATGTTGATGGAGAGGTGAAGCATTCTTCTGCCCTGTCTTCTGAATCAAATATTAACAAAGTGGTGGCCACTGTGACCAAAAAGGG CTCAACAGGTGGTTTGGGAGACCGTGACTTTTCTGAGGCTCAAGATTTTACTGGTGATGTCAGGCTCAGGCAGGGTGAAATTGCTCCTTCTTCTACCAATAAAGAAATCTCTGATGGAAAGCAGACAGTCCGTGGAGTTACTTTGCAATCAACCAATTCAGTTCTTGGTGTATATGCGTCTTCCACAGATCCAGTTCATGTACCATCCCCTGTTTCTAGATCATCACCCGTGGGAGCTATTAGACGGGAAGTAAGAGGTGTAGGTTTAGGTGGAAAACCTTCTGAAAATGTTGGTAAAGATCCATCTGTCCGATCTTTTACAGGGTCCTCTATGAGAAAGAATGGGCCTCCAAATGCATATCGACCATCTTCCCCAACTTTAAAGATTGATCACAATCAAACTACTGCACGAGAGCCTATTATGTCCAGCGGTGTTGAAAAGAATAGGTCATTTTTGAACAGACAGCGTGGGAATAGAGGAAGTCAATATGCTAGAACACAACAAGTTGGTGGCCATACAAAGG GAGTCTCACAGAACAAGGAGTGGAAACCTAAATCAAATCAGAAACCTGTTGGACACAACCCTGGAGTAATTGGAACGCCTACAAAGTCTCAAGCTCGCCGTCCTGCTGATAATTCCATAAACGTCGAATCAGAAGCCGTGAAGTTGCAAGATACGCTTTCGCATGTTCATATCAGTGAAAGTCAGAATGTCATCATCGCAGATCATATTCGCGTCCCGGAGACTGACCGCTGTCACCTGACTTTTGGTAGCTTTGTTCAAGAGTTCAATTCGTCAACAAATTCAGCATCTGCTTTTCAAGAATCATGCTCTTCAGAAGAACTTAGAGAATCTGATCAGAG TTTGCCAGCTACTTGTCCTGAGGCTTCAACAGATGGTCTGGGCGTTCAGCCTATTAGTATTCTTGATGATCATGTCAGAATTTCTGCATCTGAGTCACCCGTCTCGGCTGTATCTGAGCCACAGTTGCCCGACCAGAAAGAAACTAATAGATCTGACAATTTGGATGAGTACTCGGGAGTCCAATCACTCAATAGGAATGGTCCACCCTATACTCCTTTAGAGTTTGAACAGCAGCAAGATCCTCCGGAGTTGCAAAAATTCTCA GCATATGATAATCATGGGAGCTATGAATTTCCTTATTTTAGTCCTGTAATGGATGAAACCATACGAGGTCAAGGATTACCATCTCCACAGGag CAGGCATTAGGTTCTCACATGGTAAATAATGCCCCTCCATCTACTATTCCCATgttgcagcaacaacaacaacaagcatcAATGCAACAGATGTATCCACAGGTTCATGTTTCACATTATCCCAATCTCATGCCTTATCGTCAGTTCCTCTCCCCAGTCTATGTTCCCCACCAGATGCCCATGCCAGGCTACTCAGGTAACCCAGCAGCATATGCACACCCTTCAAATGGTAATGGCTATGTACTGATGCCTGGAGGCGGTTCTCATCTCGGTTCGAATGGTGTCAAGTATGGGATCAATCAGCAATTCAAACCAGTTCCAACAGGTGGGCATACGGGGTTTGGGACGTACAACAATCCTAATGGGTATCCAATTAATCCTCCCAATGTAGTTGGAAACGCTACTGGACTTGAAGATTCATCTCGCATGAAATACAAAGATGGAAATATCTACAATCCAAATCCTCAG GCTGAGACTTCTGAGATTTGGATGCCAAATCCCAGAGATCTTTCAAGCCTTCAGTCTCCTCAATATTACAACGTCGCTGGACAAACGCCTCATGGCGCTTACTTATCATCCCATACAGCACATCCATCCTACAACGCCGCTGCAGCAGCAGCACAATCACCTCACATGCAGTTCCAGGGTCTCTTTCACCCGCCACAGCCTGGTACGATGGCGAATCCGCACCACATGGGACCTGGGCTTGGTGGTAATGTTGGAGCTGGGGTCGTGCCCTCTCCTCCGTCTCAAGTTGGTACTTATCAGCAATCACAAATTGGTCATCCGAACTGGCCAGCAAGCTTCTGA
- the LOC104745669 gene encoding uncharacterized protein LOC104745669 isoform X1 yields MVTGSRTSGNRGVGLDDGAKKMIQSIKEIVGNHSDADIYTALKEANMDADEAVQKLIYQDPFHEVKRKRDRKKEDTVPVEPANIKKPLENVTSEVKVRTQPEYNVRRGGYNRNFFPRNAVQRNAFPRNPATGSNREFRVVRDNRSNPNVDGEVKHSSALSSESNINKVVATVTKKGSTGGLGDRDFSEAQDFTGDVRLRQGEIAPSSTNKEISDGKQTVRGVTLQSTNSVLGVYASSTDPVHVPSPVSRSSPVGAIRREVRGVGLGGKPSENVGKDPSVRSFTGSSMRKNGPPNAYRPSSPTLKIDHNQTTAREPIMSSGVEKNRSFLNRQRGNRGSQYARTQQVGGHTKGVSQNKEWKPKSNQKPVGHNPGVIGTPTKSQARRPADNSINVESEAVKLQDTLSHVHISESQNVIIADHIRVPETDRCHLTFGSFVQEFNSSTNSASAFQESCSSEELRESDQSLPATCPEASTDGLGVQPISILDDHVRISASESPVSAVSEPQLPDQKETNRSDNLDEYSGVQSLNRNGPPYTPLEFEQQQDPPELQKFSQAYDNHGSYEFPYFSPVMDETIRGQGLPSPQEQALGSHMVNNAPPSTIPMLQQQQQQASMQQMYPQVHVSHYPNLMPYRQFLSPVYVPHQMPMPGYSGNPAAYAHPSNGNGYVLMPGGGSHLGSNGVKYGINQQFKPVPTGGHTGFGTYNNPNGYPINPPNVVGNATGLEDSSRMKYKDGNIYNPNPQAETSEIWMPNPRDLSSLQSPQYYNVAGQTPHGAYLSSHTAHPSYNAAAAAAQSPHMQFQGLFHPPQPGTMANPHHMGPGLGGNVGAGVVPSPPSQVGTYQQSQIGHPNWPASF; encoded by the exons ATGGTGACTGGGTCCAGAACTAGCGGTAATCGTGGGGTAGGACTCGATGATGGAGCCAAAAAGATGATTCAATCGATTAAGGAAATTGTGGGTAATCACTCCGATGCCGATATTTACACTGCCCTTAAAGAAGCAAACATGGACGCTGACGAGGCTGTGCAGAAGCTGATTTATcaag ATCCATTCCACGAggtgaagagaaaaagagacagGAAGAAAGAG GATACAGTACCTGTTGAGCCGGCCAATATAAAGAAACCTCTTGAAAATGTTACCAGTGAAGTGAAAGTTCGTACACAGCCTGAATATAATGTTCGGAGAGGAGGCTACAATAGAAATTTCTTCCCCAGGAATGCTGTTCAACGAAATGCATTTCCTAGGAATCCTGCTACTG GATCCAACAGAGAGTTTCGTGTTGTTAGGGACAACAGGTCTAATCCAAATGTTGATGGAGAGGTGAAGCATTCTTCTGCCCTGTCTTCTGAATCAAATATTAACAAAGTGGTGGCCACTGTGACCAAAAAGGG CTCAACAGGTGGTTTGGGAGACCGTGACTTTTCTGAGGCTCAAGATTTTACTGGTGATGTCAGGCTCAGGCAGGGTGAAATTGCTCCTTCTTCTACCAATAAAGAAATCTCTGATGGAAAGCAGACAGTCCGTGGAGTTACTTTGCAATCAACCAATTCAGTTCTTGGTGTATATGCGTCTTCCACAGATCCAGTTCATGTACCATCCCCTGTTTCTAGATCATCACCCGTGGGAGCTATTAGACGGGAAGTAAGAGGTGTAGGTTTAGGTGGAAAACCTTCTGAAAATGTTGGTAAAGATCCATCTGTCCGATCTTTTACAGGGTCCTCTATGAGAAAGAATGGGCCTCCAAATGCATATCGACCATCTTCCCCAACTTTAAAGATTGATCACAATCAAACTACTGCACGAGAGCCTATTATGTCCAGCGGTGTTGAAAAGAATAGGTCATTTTTGAACAGACAGCGTGGGAATAGAGGAAGTCAATATGCTAGAACACAACAAGTTGGTGGCCATACAAAGG GAGTCTCACAGAACAAGGAGTGGAAACCTAAATCAAATCAGAAACCTGTTGGACACAACCCTGGAGTAATTGGAACGCCTACAAAGTCTCAAGCTCGCCGTCCTGCTGATAATTCCATAAACGTCGAATCAGAAGCCGTGAAGTTGCAAGATACGCTTTCGCATGTTCATATCAGTGAAAGTCAGAATGTCATCATCGCAGATCATATTCGCGTCCCGGAGACTGACCGCTGTCACCTGACTTTTGGTAGCTTTGTTCAAGAGTTCAATTCGTCAACAAATTCAGCATCTGCTTTTCAAGAATCATGCTCTTCAGAAGAACTTAGAGAATCTGATCAGAG TTTGCCAGCTACTTGTCCTGAGGCTTCAACAGATGGTCTGGGCGTTCAGCCTATTAGTATTCTTGATGATCATGTCAGAATTTCTGCATCTGAGTCACCCGTCTCGGCTGTATCTGAGCCACAGTTGCCCGACCAGAAAGAAACTAATAGATCTGACAATTTGGATGAGTACTCGGGAGTCCAATCACTCAATAGGAATGGTCCACCCTATACTCCTTTAGAGTTTGAACAGCAGCAAGATCCTCCGGAGTTGCAAAAATTCTCA CAGGCATATGATAATCATGGGAGCTATGAATTTCCTTATTTTAGTCCTGTAATGGATGAAACCATACGAGGTCAAGGATTACCATCTCCACAGGag CAGGCATTAGGTTCTCACATGGTAAATAATGCCCCTCCATCTACTATTCCCATgttgcagcaacaacaacaacaagcatcAATGCAACAGATGTATCCACAGGTTCATGTTTCACATTATCCCAATCTCATGCCTTATCGTCAGTTCCTCTCCCCAGTCTATGTTCCCCACCAGATGCCCATGCCAGGCTACTCAGGTAACCCAGCAGCATATGCACACCCTTCAAATGGTAATGGCTATGTACTGATGCCTGGAGGCGGTTCTCATCTCGGTTCGAATGGTGTCAAGTATGGGATCAATCAGCAATTCAAACCAGTTCCAACAGGTGGGCATACGGGGTTTGGGACGTACAACAATCCTAATGGGTATCCAATTAATCCTCCCAATGTAGTTGGAAACGCTACTGGACTTGAAGATTCATCTCGCATGAAATACAAAGATGGAAATATCTACAATCCAAATCCTCAG GCTGAGACTTCTGAGATTTGGATGCCAAATCCCAGAGATCTTTCAAGCCTTCAGTCTCCTCAATATTACAACGTCGCTGGACAAACGCCTCATGGCGCTTACTTATCATCCCATACAGCACATCCATCCTACAACGCCGCTGCAGCAGCAGCACAATCACCTCACATGCAGTTCCAGGGTCTCTTTCACCCGCCACAGCCTGGTACGATGGCGAATCCGCACCACATGGGACCTGGGCTTGGTGGTAATGTTGGAGCTGGGGTCGTGCCCTCTCCTCCGTCTCAAGTTGGTACTTATCAGCAATCACAAATTGGTCATCCGAACTGGCCAGCAAGCTTCTGA
- the LOC104745670 gene encoding protein Brevis radix-like 2, whose protein sequence is MLTCIACSKQLNNGGSKKQEEDDEEEEDRVRSKQPIKFLTSQIKDMAVKASGAYKSCKPCSGSSNQNKNGNYADSDAASNSGRFRYAYKRAGSGSSTPKILGKEMESRLKGFVSGEATPESMSGRTESTVFMEEEDELKEWVAQVEPGVLITFVSLPEGGNDMKRIRFSREMFDKWQAQKWWAENFDKVMELYNVQQFNQQSVPLPTPPRSEDESSRVPSSKNDPATPPLNKESSRGKGYASSGSLTHQPTPQTRSRDHDSSGLATTPKLSSISGTKTETSSVDESARSSSSREGEEEEEEADHSGEELSLSNASEIETEWVEQDEAGVYITIRALPDGTRELRRVRFSREKFGETNARLWWEQNRARIQQQYL, encoded by the exons atgctgACATGCATAGCTTGTTCGAAGCAGCTAAACAATGGTGGATCTAAGAAacaagaggaagatgatgaagaagaagaagacagagtcAGGTCTAAGCAACCTATTAAGTTCCTGACGTCACAG ATAAAAGACATGGCAGTAAAAGCATCAGGTGCTTATAAAAGCTGCAAACCGTGTTCAGGGTCGTCAAACCAGAATAAGAACGGAAACTACGCTGATTCGGATGCTGCTTCGAATTCTGGGAGGTTTCGTTATGCGTATAAGAGAGCAGGGAGTGGAAGCTCAACACCGAAAATTTTGGGGAAGGAAATGGAGTCAAGGTTGAAAGGGTTTGTGAGTGGAGAAGCAACACCTGAATCCATGAGTGGTAGGACAGAGTCCACAGTGTtcatggaggaagaagatgagcttAAGGAATGGGTTGCTCAAGTTGAGCCTGGTGTCCTCATCACATTTGTATCATTGCCTGAAGGAGGGAATGATATGAAGCGGATTCGGTTCAG CCGTGAAATGTTCGATAAATGGCAAGCTCAAAAGTGGTGGGCAGAGAATTTCGACAAGGTAATGGAGTTATACAATGTGCAGCAGTTCAATCAGCAAAGTGTCCCACTTCCAACTCCTCCCAGATCCGAAGATGAG AGCTCACGAGTTCCGTCTAGCAAGAATGATCCAGCAACTCCACCGCTGAACAAAGAAAGCTCTCGAGGAAAAGGATACGCTTCTTCTGGCTCACTCACTCACCAACCAACACCCCAAACACGAAGTCGAGACCATGATTCATCTGGTCTTGCTACAACGCCAAAACTCTCTAGCATAAGTGGGACTAAAACCGAAACATCATCGGTTGATGAGTCTGCAAGAAGTAGCTCATCAAgggaaggggaagaagaagaagaagaagcagatcatTCAGGGGAGGAGCTCTCTTTAAGTAATGCAAGTGAAATTGAAACCGAATGGGTTGAACAGGACGAAGCCGGTGTTTACATCACAATCAGAGCTTTACCGGATGGAACTCGGGAGCTTAGACGGGTTCGCTTCAG CCGAGAGAAGTTTGGGGAAACGAATGCAAGATTGTGGTGGGAGCAGAACAGAGCTCGGATACAACAACAATacttatga
- the LOC104745671 gene encoding polyadenylate-binding protein-interacting protein 4-like (The sequence of the model RefSeq protein was modified relative to this genomic sequence to represent the inferred CDS: added 7 bases not found in genome assembly): MSIQPIQSETSSNGEQAFNGEAGSLKRNSQDRLVYLTTCEIGHPVEVHLKNGSMYSGIFHAADVEKDYGIILKMASLIKEGTLRGHKSRSEFVRKPPSKTFIIPADELVQVVAKDLSVSWNGMSNAVQSEKPGELLTDSSISQSYHVDRERQLKPWVPDESVPQRADLENVFDSPWNRKWNQFEANESLFGVKSTFDEELYTTKLERGAQSKELEEQARRIANEIEGETTRDLHVAEERGLQFSVKSDFDEEARYSSVRRVTGLDDSGLGEEDNELLDIMTFGSLTISESQELVSGGKKGCKESWGDIQSSRDNTNVDQSCSTSKQQSKDRGLDDSGLGEEDNVLPDIMTFGSLTISESLELVSGGKKGCEESWGDSQSSRDNRNVDQSCSTSKQQSKDLPAAGSSISESQLDERRRTNNDQEVSHNNRSAEESTSGHGDINESVKIGGGATSASKAVTERESQVSQGSGQTKSESSFGQSASRSSESRPVPSTSSRPGLSPSSSIGSMTSSEKSTLNPNAKEFKFNPKAKSFNPAQPAAARPQAPIPDDSFYYPGPNHVAPVQQMPGMPPVNYGVPPYPGNQPPMMMYHPQAYYHHPGGQPQYPQQQMVPGQQQQMIPGQQQPRPVYYTYQQPPPYQQDMQYPPNQGRE, translated from the exons ATGAGTATTCAACCTATTCAGTCGGAAACTTCATCAAATGGGGAGCAAG CATTCAATGGGGAAGCTGGAAGCTTAAAGAGGAATTCACAAGATCGATTAGTGTACCTCACGACATGTGAGATCGGGCATCCTGTGGAAGTGCATCTAAAAAATGGATCGATGTATAGTGGTATATTTCATGCTGCTGATGTAGAGAAGGATTATG GAATCATTCTAAAGATGGCATCCTTGATTAAAGAAGGTACTTTACGAGGCCATAAATCCCGTTCCGAGTTTGTCAGAAAGCCGCCGTCCAAGACATTCATTATTCCTGCAGATGAACTTGTGCAAGTTGTAGCTAAG GATCTATCTGTATCCTGGAATGGCATGTCAAATGCAGTTCAGAGTGAGAAGCCGGGGGAGCTGTTGACAGACTCTTCTATATCACAGTCTTATCATGTTGATAGGGAAAGACAGCTGAAACCCTGGGTACCTGATGAGAGTGTTCCACAGCGTGCAGATTTGGAGAATGTGTTTGATAGCCCTTGGAATAg GAAATGGAATCAGTTTGAGGCGAATGAGTCACTGTTTGGAGTAAAAAGCACTTTCGACGAAGAACTCTATACCACAAAACTTGAGAGAGGGGCTCAGAGTAAAGAGTTGGAAGAGCAAGCCCGGAGGATTGCGAACGAGATTGAGGGTGAGACTACCCGAGATCTTCATGTAGCAGAG GCCTTCAGTTTAGTGTGAAATCTGATTTTGACGAGGAAGCCAGATACTCATCTGTCCGTCGAGTTACTGGATTAGATGATAGTGGGTTGGGCGAGGAGGACAACGAACTGCTGGATATTATGACTTTTGGTAGTTTAACTATTTCTGAATCCCAGGAGCTAGTTTCTGGTGGCAAGAAGGGTTGTAAAGAATCATGG gGTGACATTCAGTCTTCGCGGGATAATACAAATGTAGATCAAAGCTGCTCGACCTCTAAGCAGCAATCCAAAGATCGTGGATTAGATGATAGTGGGTTGGGTGAGGAGGACAACGTACTGCCGGATATTATGACTTTTGGTAGTTTAACTATTTCTGAATCCCTGGAGCTAGTTTCTGGTGGCAAGAAGGGTTGTGAAGAATCATGG GGTGACAGTCAGTCTTCGCGGGATAATAGAAATGTAGATCAAAGCTGCTCGACCTCTAAACAGCAATCCAAAGATCTACCTGCCGCAGGAAGCAGTATCAG TGAGAGCCAGCTAGATGAGCGAAGAAGAACCAACAATGATCAAGAGGTTTCACACAATAACAGA TCAGCTGAGGAATCAACTTCTGGCCATGGAG ATATCAACGAAAGTGTAAAAATTGGTGGTGGTGCAACATCGGCGTCGAAGGCTGTTACTGAAAGAGAAAGTCAAGTCAGTCAAGGTTCTGGtcaaacaaaatctgaaagcTCTTTTGGGCAGTCGGCTTCTAGAAGTTCAGAAAGCCGCCCAGTTCCTTCAACATCAAGTCGTCCTGGGCTATCACCAAGCTCATCAATTGGTTCTATGACCTCATCAGAAAAGTCCACACTTAATCCGAATGCAaag GAATTCAAATTCAATCCAAAAGCGAAGAGTTTCAATCCAGCACAACCAGCTGCTGCGAGACCTCAAGCTCCAATCCCAGATGACTCATTCTACTACCCTGGTCCTAATCATGTTGCTCCTGTTCAGCAGATGCCTGGAATGCCGCCTGTTAATTACGGA GTCCCGCCATATCCTGGCAACCAACCACCGATGATGATGTATCATCCTCAAGCCTATTATCATCATCCAGGCGGACAACCCCAG TACCCGCAGCAGCAAATGGTGCCTGGTCAGCAGCAGCAAATGATACCTGGTCAGCAGCAGCCTAGGCCAGTGTATTACACGTACCAGCAGCCTCCTCCTTACCAGCAG GACATGCAATATCCTCCTAATCAAGGACGAGAGTAA